The Verrucomicrobiia bacterium nucleotide sequence CTTCACGCCGCATGAACAGGATGGTCCGCATGGGCACAAGGCCATGGAGAGCCGGGTGAGCGTCATCCGCAGAGGCGACCTGGAGGAGTTTCAGTGGTCCCATCCCGAAGAGGAAGGGCGATGGAGTCCGATCTACAGCCGGGAATCGTGGGCCTTTTTCTTTGTGGGGTATGGCGCGACCAGGCGTGTCGAACGCAAGGAACAGGTGGATTTCGGTGCGCGCCGGGCGAACTCCTTCGTGCGGGCGCAGCGCGTGCAGAGTCTCTTTGAGGAAGCCTACTCGCTGCTTCCGTTGACGAGCTGGCTGCCTCAGCTTCGGCACACCAATCCGGGCCGTTACAAACAGGTTGTCGGTCTGATCAGCAGGTTGATGGGTAAGGGTCACTTTCGGTTTGCCGGCGAGATGGAGGAAGGGGAATACGTCTTCGATCGGGGCGGACTGAAAGTCCCGTTCCCGGCTCTGTCGGATGGCTACCGGGCGTTCCTCGGGTGGATTGGCGACTTGCTTTATCACGTATGCGCCACCGCCCCGAGCGGCAAGATGCTGCGGGAGAACAAGGGGATCGTCATGGTGGACGAGATCGACCTGCACCTGCATCCCAAGTGGCAGATGACGGTGCTTGGGACATTGGCCAGGGAACTTCCCAACCTTCAGTTCATCGTCACGTCGCACAGTCCGCTGATCGTCGGTTCGCTGGAGTGGATGAACATCATCGCGATGACGCCCGGCTTGAAGCAGTCCAGCACGGCGAGGCGGATCGAGTGGGCGGTTCACGGCCTGGATGCGGACCAGGTATTGCTGACCGAATTCTTTGGGATGGAGTCAACCCGCGCTCCTGGAAAAAGGCGGACGCTCAAGGAACTCAGCTTGAAGGCGCGCGAAGGCGACACCCGTGCCGCCAAGAGAATTCTCGAGGAGATGAGCAAGGGCATGGAGGACCTTGCATGATCCGCTACAAGGTCACAAGGGCCCGGTTGGAGCAGATGGTCGAGGCCGAGTCACCAGGCTGGCTCGCACGCGCCGCGGCCAGGACCGACCAGTTCCGGCGGCAGGGTTATTACAGGGAAGAAAGCTCCATCTGGAGCGAGGTGAAGCCTGTTTACATGCGGCTGCAGGGCATGGGCAAGTGCGCCTATTGCGAGCGCGAAATGGAATCGCCCGAGCTTGGAAGGGTCGAACAGGACGTCGAACACTTCAGGCCCAAGGGAAACGTCAAGGCATGGAAGGCGCCCGTGAAACTCAAGGGCATGGGCATCCCTTTCACGCCCGCTCCTGTTCGGAAAAAGGGGTATCATCTCTTACCCTATCACCTGTTCAACTATTCGGCGGCGTGCAAGCCATGCAACTCGACGTTGAAGAAGGACTACTTTCCCATTGCCGGGGTTTACGATCTGGATGCGGACGACCCGGCCGCAATGGGCGCAGAAAAACCCTACCTGATCTTCCCCATCGGGAGCCTGGATGCGGACCCGGAAACGCTGATCACGTTTCACGGCGCATCGCCGCAAGCCGTCGCGCAGACCGGTCATGCCCGGCATCGCGCCCTGGTGACCATCGCCTTCTTCATGCTGGACGAGGCGGAGCAGCGAAAGGGTCTCTACCGCGACCGGGCGATCGTCATCATGGGTCTGTTTCCGCTGCTGCGACAGACGACGACGGGAACGGCGGCGGAGAAGGCGAAGGCGAAGGCAACGGTGGAAGGGTTCCTGAACCCGAAACTGCGTCATCTCAACTGCGCCCGAAGTTTCAGAGCGCTCTTTGAAACGGATCCCGTCGAGGCCGAGAGCATTTACAGCGGTGCAGTAGGACTGATGGCGACGATGTCGTAGCCTGAATGGCCTCAAGGCGGCGGGGGCGCAGCCGAGCTCGTCACTCGGGGAACCAGCCGCGGAGGAACTGGGTGAGCGTGCCGTCGTAGAAGGCTTCGGCGAGGTGTTCGACGCCGAGCTGGTTGCCCCAGGAGTAGGTGATGACGAGGCGGCCCTGCCAGTGGGTGAAATCGAGGTCGGAGTTGTTGCGATTGACGGCCGAGGCAAGGCGCTGGCGTTGGGGGACGGTGAGGCGGGGGTTGTTGGCGACGCGATCGGTGGGGCTGGCGCGGAGGACGGGGTTGAGGGGGCTGGGATGCCAATCGATGAGATCGCGGGAACGGACGACGCGCATTTCGTAGCCGCGATGGGCTTCGAGATAGAAGTTGTAGAACCAGCCGTC carries:
- a CDS encoding AAA family ATPase, with the translated sequence MNLLLGNNGLGKTTLLKAIALAALGPAVRSSGIYANRLVRREPGSGTGKGGKLAESAPEATIGAHFTPHEQDGPHGHKAMESRVSVIRRGDLEEFQWSHPEEEGRWSPIYSRESWAFFFVGYGATRRVERKEQVDFGARRANSFVRAQRVQSLFEEAYSLLPLTSWLPQLRHTNPGRYKQVVGLISRLMGKGHFRFAGEMEEGEYVFDRGGLKVPFPALSDGYRAFLGWIGDLLYHVCATAPSGKMLRENKGIVMVDEIDLHLHPKWQMTVLGTLARELPNLQFIVTSHSPLIVGSLEWMNIIAMTPGLKQSSTARRIEWAVHGLDADQVLLTEFFGMESTRAPGKRRTLKELSLKAREGDTRAAKRILEEMSKGMEDLA